Sequence from the Candidatus Eremiobacteraceae bacterium genome:
GCAGCCTGCGTCGCGGACGACGGGTCAAAAGCGGGAGCAGCCTGCGCAGTCTCTCTTGTCTTATGCGTCAGCCGTTTCGTCGCGACGATCTTTCCATTCACCGGCGGTGTGCTCGGCGCCGCAGACGGCGTCTCGCCTGGGGTCGGCGTCACGGACGGAGACGCGTGCGGCGAAACAACGGCGGTGTGTTTGGCGTGTTTCTTCTTGGCGGCGAGCGGAGTGATTGCGCTCACACCTGTGAACGATGACAACGGCGGAACGATCGCAGCGAGCCCGACCGGCGCCGCACTCGATTCGTGGTTGTGGCCAGACTCGACCGCATAACCGATGCCGCCGCCGATCAAGATCACGCCGGCAACGGCAGCGATGATGATCAATGGAACGCCTGAAACGCCGCCGGCGCGTGGTTTGAGCGTGCGGCGCAAGGTATGGGCGGAATTCATGATACTCACGTACGGCTTGTCCTTTTGACCCGACAGATGAGCGCCGCAGTTCTAGCGTGATCGCCGCGCGTTGCATCTATACTAGAGTATCGTCGTGAGAGAGAGCGGGGATTAGACCTCGCGCGGTAGCCTGTGGGCCAGCGCACGCAATAGCGCGACCCCGGATGTGAGCGCCCCCTCGTCTAGCCGGAAGTTAGGAGAATGCAGCATGGCTGGCGCAGCGTCACCAGGCCGGCCGACGCCAAGCCGGATCAGACAGCCCGGCGCCAACTGCGCGAAGTAGGAAAAATCTTCGGCGCCCATCGTCGGCCGGTCTAACGACGTCACCGCTGGCACGCCCGCTGTGGCGAGCGCGATATTCGCGATGCGATCGGCGAGCGCGACATCGTTTTGCACCGATGGGTAGCCTTGCTCGAAATTCAACGTATATTCCGCGCGATGCGCTTCGGAGATCCCTCGCACGACCCGCTCAAGGCGCTCGGGCATCGTGGCACGCACGACTTCGTTCAAGCAACGAATCGTGCCG
This genomic interval carries:
- a CDS encoding TonB family protein, which translates into the protein MNSAHTLRRTLKPRAGGVSGVPLIIIAAVAGVILIGGGIGYAVESGHNHESSAAPVGLAAIVPPLSSFTGVSAITPLAAKKKHAKHTAVVSPHASPSVTPTPGETPSAAPSTPPVNGKIVATKRLTHKTRETAQAAPAFDPSSATQAATPDPVPTQAPVQPAVTAAPAAAVPQATPIYEPAVVVEARFVSQVQPIYPEIARNQGIQGTTIVLVTVGPSGNVISQSIGQSAGNRLLDGAALDAARASKFQAPEVDGHPATQTYRVVYTFSL
- a CDS encoding amidohydrolase, with protein sequence EEGPGGAKPMIEAGVMNGVDAVAMIHVWPTLPAGTIGIRRGPATASCDDFDIEIRGRGGHGGYPHLAVDTIPIAAEIVGALQRIASREVDPLESVVVTIGRIEGGYRRNVIADVTKISGTIRCLNEVVRATMPERLERVVRGISEAHRAEYTLNFEQGYPSVQNDVALADRIANIALATAGVPAVTSLDRPTMGAEDFSYFAQLAPGCLIRLGVGRPGDAAPAMLHSPNFRLDEGALTSGVALLRALAHRLPREV